The Dunckerocampus dactyliophorus isolate RoL2022-P2 chromosome 1, RoL_Ddac_1.1, whole genome shotgun sequence genome has a segment encoding these proteins:
- the LOC129181054 gene encoding mitochondrial carrier homolog 1-like has translation MDSLGTVPTQTSDVEVDTAPGAGGVDAAVLLLGAGMTAVTHPLLYVKLLIQVGHEPLPPTVGTTMFGRRVLYLPGFFSYAQHIVKVDGKRGLFRGLSPRMVSIAISTVIRTKVKTTELLSKKEDVQTSLRKVMKETSHEMVIQCLSRIATHPFHVLSVRCMAQFVGREVKYSGIFSGIVRIFKEEGVSGFYVGLMPHVLGEVLFLWCCNLLAHFINTYAVDDSFSQASAVRSYTKFVMGFAVSILTYPFMLVADVMAVNNCGLTAGLPPHSPIFTSWMHCWRYLSQKGLLFRGSSFFSRRVPVTSLPSIND, from the exons ATGGACTCGCTCGGAACCGTTCCCACGCAGACCAGCGATGTTGAGGTCGATACTGCACCGGGAGCCGGGGGTGTGGATGCCGCGGTTCTTCTGCTGGGAGCAGGAATGACTGCTGTCACACACCCGCTGCTTTATGTGAAGCTACTAATACAG GTGGGTCACGAGCCGCTTCCCCCGACTGTGGGCACCACAATGTTCGGAAGGAGAGTTTTATACCTTCCTGGATTCTTCTCTTATG CACAGCACATAGTAAAAGTGGATGGAAAGAGGGGACTCTTCCGTGGCTTGTCACCACGTATGGTGTCTATTGCCATCTCCACTGTGATCAGGACCAAAGTTAAAACG ACAGAGCTGTTATCCAAGAAAGAAGACGTGCAAACCTCTCTGAGGAAAGTAATGAAAGAG ACTTCTCATGAGATGGTCATCCAGTGCCTGTCTAGAATAGCCACTCATCCTTTTCATG TTTTGTCAGTGCGTTGTATGGCCCAGTTTGTTGGCAGAGAGGTCAAGTACAG TGGAATTTTCAGCGGTATCGTCAGGATTTTTAAGGAAGAAGGAGTCAGCGGGTTCTATGT TGGTCTAATGCCGCATGTGCTGGGAGAAGTCCTCTTCTTGTGGTGTTGCAACTTGCTGGCGCACTTTATCAACACCTACGCTGTAGATGACAGT TTTAGCCAGGCCTCAGCCGTGCGGAGTTACACAAAGTTTGTAATGGGG TTTGCAGTGAGTATCCTAACATATCCGTTCATGCTGGTGGCTGACGTCATGGCGGTCAACAACTGTGG TTTGACTGCAGGTCTTCCTCCTCACTCGCCCATCTTCACGTCATGGATGCACTGCTGGCGTTACCTCAGCCAGAAG GGTCTCCTGTTCAGAGGATCCAGCTTCTTTTCTCGCCGTGTGCCGGTGACCTCTCTGCCCTCCATCAACGAttga